From one Pseudomonas sp. S35 genomic stretch:
- a CDS encoding 5-carboxymethyl-2-hydroxymuconate Delta-isomerase codes for MPHCIIDCPATLAQRIGEQRLLATVHDTLDGFGVFKPGDIKVRLNGFSHYRCGSTEDDFVHVALYLFAGRTVEQRRSLASATLAALIELLPQVEALSMDVREMPRETFINRSQYLEETGRPM; via the coding sequence ATGCCCCATTGCATCATCGACTGCCCCGCAACCCTGGCCCAGCGCATCGGCGAACAACGTCTGCTGGCCACCGTGCACGACACCCTCGACGGGTTCGGCGTGTTCAAGCCCGGCGACATCAAGGTGCGCCTCAACGGCTTCAGCCATTACCGCTGCGGCTCCACTGAAGACGACTTCGTGCATGTCGCGCTGTACCTGTTCGCCGGGCGCACGGTCGAACAACGTCGCAGCTTGGCTTCGGCAACACTGGCGGCCCTGATCGAGTTGCTGCCGCAGGTCGAGGCACTGTCTATGGACGTGCGCGAAATGCCCCGCGAAACCTTCATCAATCGCAGCCAATACCTCGAAGAAACCGGGCGGCCGATGTAG
- a CDS encoding glycoside hydrolase family 28 protein: MPYQPSQKTSARCALALIALGCSPLSWALQAPSKLQVPTLAYDDQQIILVWDKPADHGAIQDYRVYANGVLMGSANANNDQVSPAKPYIDQFYRQDTANFHHRIGIHSYTAQGLKPDTAYRFTVRAVDGNGKESADSAPVQQRTTKVAALFDVKKYGAKGDGSHLDTLAIQNAIDACTPGCKVLLPKGTYKSGALYLKSNMTLEIAEGATLLGSERAEDYPLAGYIQYPYSTTVRPASLINALPRDPRQHQSFENIRIVGKGTLDGNGWKRNADVVDERGQPLPFYLPSDNTRYAQDGILAKAQVEQAVARGMNVKDAYGQMRSSLITLRNVKNVFYGGFTVLNPAFHGIMNLETENVVLANTTHKTYDANNGDGIEFANSKGAMVFNNFFDTGDDCVNFAAGTGANAVHQPPQEDAWIFNNYFRKGHGMVVAGSHTGAWIQNILAEDNVSDGTDAGLRMKSTNFMGGGARNVTFRDSAIRNTVKQAFIFTLDYNDPNAKLDYQRSTIAGQFKDIRVSDVSVENAQGAAIEVKGDAVHNAYHQGLVFERVRFSGAAKARIDGLKDSRFEHVVFSQTGGANPWQVSGSQGLVFKDVQPTP; encoded by the coding sequence ATGCCGTATCAACCCTCGCAAAAAACCTCAGCGCGTTGCGCACTCGCCCTTATCGCCCTCGGCTGCAGCCCTCTGTCCTGGGCGCTGCAAGCACCCTCGAAACTGCAAGTACCGACCCTGGCTTATGACGATCAGCAAATCATCCTGGTCTGGGACAAGCCTGCCGATCATGGCGCCATCCAGGATTACCGGGTGTACGCCAACGGCGTGTTGATGGGCAGCGCCAACGCCAACAACGATCAGGTCTCACCGGCCAAGCCCTATATCGACCAGTTCTACCGGCAGGACACCGCCAACTTCCACCATCGCATCGGCATTCACAGCTACACCGCCCAAGGCCTGAAGCCCGACACGGCCTACCGATTCACCGTGCGTGCAGTGGACGGCAACGGCAAGGAATCGGCAGACAGCGCCCCCGTACAGCAACGCACCACTAAGGTCGCGGCGCTGTTCGACGTGAAAAAATACGGCGCCAAAGGCGACGGCAGCCACCTCGATACCCTGGCGATTCAGAACGCCATCGATGCCTGCACCCCAGGCTGCAAAGTCCTGCTGCCCAAGGGCACCTACAAGAGCGGCGCGCTGTACCTCAAGAGCAACATGACCCTGGAGATCGCCGAAGGCGCGACCCTGCTTGGCTCCGAGCGCGCCGAAGATTACCCATTGGCCGGTTACATCCAATACCCGTATTCCACCACCGTGCGCCCGGCCTCGCTGATCAACGCGTTGCCCCGCGATCCGCGCCAGCATCAGTCATTCGAAAACATCCGCATCGTCGGCAAGGGCACCCTCGACGGCAACGGCTGGAAGCGCAACGCCGACGTCGTTGATGAGCGCGGCCAGCCGCTGCCGTTCTACCTGCCCAGCGACAACACCCGCTATGCCCAGGACGGCATCCTCGCCAAGGCCCAGGTGGAACAAGCCGTGGCGCGGGGCATGAACGTCAAGGATGCCTATGGGCAAATGCGTTCTTCGCTGATCACCCTGCGCAACGTCAAGAACGTGTTCTACGGCGGCTTCACCGTGCTCAACCCGGCGTTCCACGGGATCATGAACCTGGAGACCGAAAACGTGGTGCTGGCCAACACCACCCACAAGACCTACGACGCCAACAACGGCGACGGCATCGAATTCGCCAACAGCAAAGGCGCGATGGTCTTCAACAACTTCTTTGACACCGGCGACGACTGCGTCAACTTCGCCGCCGGCACCGGTGCGAATGCCGTGCACCAGCCGCCTCAGGAAGACGCGTGGATTTTCAACAACTACTTCCGCAAAGGCCACGGCATGGTGGTGGCGGGCAGTCATACCGGCGCGTGGATCCAGAACATCCTCGCTGAAGACAACGTCTCCGACGGCACCGACGCGGGCCTGCGCATGAAAAGCACCAACTTCATGGGCGGTGGCGCGCGCAACGTGACGTTCCGCGATTCGGCGATTCGCAACACGGTCAAGCAGGCGTTTATCTTCACCCTCGACTACAACGACCCCAACGCCAAACTGGACTACCAACGCTCCACGATTGCCGGGCAGTTCAAGGACATCCGCGTGAGTGACGTCAGCGTAGAAAACGCCCAGGGCGCGGCCATCGAGGTCAAGGGCGATGCCGTGCACAACGCCTACCATCAGGGATTGGTGTTCGAACGCGTGCGCTTTAGCGGCGCGGCCAAGGCGCGTATCGATGGGTTGAAAGACTCACGCTTCGAACACGTGGTGTTCAGTCAGACCGGCGGCGCCAATCCGTGGCAAGTGAGCGGTAGCCAAGGGCTGGTCTTCAAGGACGTGCAACCGACACCTTGA
- the pstS gene encoding phosphate ABC transporter substrate-binding protein PstS: MKRLMKSAALAVAVSLSATSVFAAENVRLTGSGASFPAPIYLTWFKDFSKKTEGVTVDYQSKGSGAGVQDFLNKTVDFAASDSAMKDEDIAKVAEGVQLLPMTAGEIVLAFNLPGNPKELKLPRDVYSNIFLGKITKWNDPQIVAANPGLKLPDMPITVVVRADSSGTTAVFTKHLAAINPQFQKDLGEGNTVNWPASDKFIKSPKNDGVTATVRQTPGAIGYIEYGFAKLAKVDFAQLQNKAGKYVVPNAESGAEALAAVKMPESLVAWLPDPDGAKSYPITSYTWMIFRKDNGNPAKAKAMREMVEYSLTEGQKIADSMGYIPLPQSVVDQVRKASANIQ; the protein is encoded by the coding sequence ATGAAACGTCTGATGAAGTCAGCTGCACTCGCCGTTGCGGTTTCTCTTAGTGCCACCTCGGTATTTGCTGCCGAGAACGTCCGTCTGACAGGTTCTGGCGCCAGTTTCCCCGCGCCGATCTACCTCACCTGGTTCAAGGATTTCAGCAAGAAGACCGAGGGCGTCACGGTTGACTACCAATCCAAAGGCAGTGGCGCGGGTGTCCAGGACTTCCTGAACAAAACCGTGGACTTCGCCGCCAGTGACTCGGCCATGAAGGATGAAGACATCGCCAAGGTCGCCGAAGGCGTGCAGTTGCTGCCGATGACTGCGGGCGAAATCGTGCTGGCGTTCAACCTGCCGGGCAATCCCAAAGAGCTGAAGTTGCCACGCGATGTGTACTCCAACATCTTCCTGGGCAAGATCACCAAGTGGAACGATCCGCAGATCGTCGCCGCCAACCCTGGCCTGAAACTGCCGGATATGCCGATCACCGTGGTCGTGCGTGCAGACTCCAGCGGTACCACTGCCGTCTTCACCAAGCACTTGGCGGCCATCAACCCACAGTTCCAGAAAGACTTGGGTGAAGGCAACACCGTCAACTGGCCTGCCAGCGACAAATTCATCAAATCGCCGAAGAACGACGGCGTGACCGCCACCGTACGCCAGACCCCAGGTGCGATTGGCTACATCGAATACGGCTTCGCCAAGCTGGCCAAGGTTGACTTCGCCCAACTGCAGAACAAGGCCGGCAAGTACGTGGTGCCTAACGCCGAAAGCGGTGCCGAAGCGCTGGCTGCGGTGAAGATGCCGGAAAGCCTGGTGGCCTGGCTGCCGGACCCGGACGGCGCCAAGTCCTACCCGATCACCTCCTACACCTGGATGATCTTCCGCAAGGACAACGGCAACCCGGCCAAGGCCAAGGCCATGCGTGAAATGGTCGAATACAGCCTGACCGAAGGGCAGAAAATCGCTGACTCGATGGGCTATATCCCGCTGCCGCAATCGGTGGTTGATCAGGTTCGCAAAGCGTCCGCCAACATTCAGTAA
- the pstC gene encoding phosphate ABC transporter permease subunit PstC, whose translation MNTPFVVPGNPDSACQPPSTKDFLVDRTFRALARIGVVLVLALVFALVFEVGRKALPGMEKHGFDVLFGSVWDVNQGKYGILPAIWGTLYSAFIALLIAGVFGVSMAIFLTQDFLPAKLAAVFRTIVELLAAIPSVVYGLWGIYVVIPAIRPLTAWLNTELGWIPFFGTSLSGPGLLPAALVLAIMILPTIAAVSQDALTAVPMKTKQAAYGMGTTHWEAILKVMVPSASTGIFGSLVLGLGRALGETMALAMLVGNANNISLSLFAPANTLAALLALNFPEAGPNEIEVLMYAALVLMLITLIVNIFGSMIMMYAQRGNK comes from the coding sequence ATGAACACACCGTTTGTCGTACCGGGTAACCCGGACTCTGCCTGCCAGCCACCTTCTACGAAGGATTTCCTGGTTGATCGCACCTTCCGTGCGCTTGCGCGGATTGGCGTGGTCCTGGTGCTGGCGTTGGTGTTTGCCCTGGTGTTCGAAGTCGGACGCAAGGCCCTTCCAGGCATGGAGAAGCACGGCTTTGACGTGCTGTTCGGCAGCGTCTGGGATGTCAACCAAGGCAAGTACGGCATTTTGCCGGCCATTTGGGGCACGCTGTACAGTGCCTTTATCGCGTTGCTGATCGCCGGTGTTTTTGGCGTCAGCATGGCGATTTTCCTCACTCAGGATTTTTTGCCGGCGAAGCTGGCGGCGGTGTTTCGTACCATCGTCGAACTGCTCGCGGCTATCCCCAGCGTCGTTTATGGCCTGTGGGGCATTTACGTGGTTATCCCAGCGATTCGGCCGTTGACCGCATGGTTGAACACCGAACTCGGCTGGATCCCTTTTTTCGGCACGTCCTTGAGCGGTCCGGGTTTGCTCCCGGCAGCGCTGGTGTTGGCCATCATGATTTTGCCGACCATCGCCGCCGTGTCCCAGGACGCCCTCACCGCCGTGCCGATGAAAACCAAGCAGGCCGCCTACGGCATGGGCACTACTCACTGGGAAGCGATTCTCAAGGTGATGGTGCCCTCGGCGTCTACCGGCATCTTCGGTTCGCTGGTGCTGGGCCTGGGCCGCGCACTCGGTGAAACCATGGCCCTGGCCATGCTGGTGGGCAATGCCAACAACATCTCGCTTTCGCTGTTCGCACCGGCCAACACCCTGGCGGCGTTGCTGGCGCTGAACTTCCCCGAAGCCGGGCCGAACGAGATCGAGGTGCTGATGTACGCCGCACTGGTGCTGATGTTGATCACGCTGATCGTCAACATCTTCGGCTCCATGATCATGATGTACGCCCAACGGGGTAATAAGTGA
- the pstA gene encoding phosphate ABC transporter permease PstA, with protein sequence MTDLSAATDLTSPAGALPSLQRRFEGRALRSLVLTTLVWTGALLASVPLISVLYMLIMRGGARLSLEVFTELPPTGFETGGGFGNAMAGTFVMVGIAAAIAVPVGIMAAIFLAELGPESKLANAARFAAKMLTGLPSILAGVFAYALVVMTTGTYSAPAGGVALAVLMLPIVVLTAEESMRMVPKIMKDAAYGMGCTRSQVIWKIVLPTGLPAILTGVMLAVARAAGETAPLLFTALFSNYWIYHDGSLAVMNPTASLAVLIYNFSGMPFDNQLELAWAASLVLVMIVLVVNIVSRIFGKPKY encoded by the coding sequence ATGACTGATCTTTCTGCTGCAACCGACCTGACGTCCCCCGCCGGCGCACTGCCCAGCCTGCAACGCCGGTTCGAAGGCCGTGCCCTGCGCAGCCTGGTGCTGACCACCCTGGTGTGGACGGGCGCGTTGCTGGCCAGCGTGCCGCTGATTTCCGTGCTCTACATGCTGATCATGCGCGGCGGGGCACGCCTGAGCCTTGAAGTGTTCACCGAGCTGCCGCCCACCGGTTTTGAGACCGGTGGCGGTTTTGGCAACGCGATGGCCGGTACCTTCGTGATGGTCGGCATCGCCGCAGCCATTGCGGTGCCGGTTGGCATCATGGCGGCGATCTTCCTCGCCGAACTGGGCCCTGAGAGCAAACTGGCGAACGCCGCGCGCTTTGCCGCGAAGATGCTCACCGGCCTGCCGTCCATCCTGGCCGGTGTGTTTGCCTACGCGTTGGTAGTGATGACCACCGGCACCTACTCGGCCCCGGCCGGTGGCGTGGCGCTGGCGGTGCTGATGCTGCCCATCGTGGTGTTGACCGCCGAAGAGTCGATGCGCATGGTGCCCAAGATCATGAAGGACGCCGCCTACGGCATGGGCTGCACCCGCTCCCAGGTGATCTGGAAAATCGTCCTGCCCACCGGCCTGCCGGCCATTCTCACCGGCGTGATGCTCGCCGTGGCCCGCGCCGCCGGCGAAACCGCGCCGCTGTTGTTTACCGCGCTGTTCAGCAACTACTGGATCTACCACGACGGCAGCCTGGCGGTGATGAACCCGACAGCCTCGCTGGCCGTGCTGATCTACAACTTCTCCGGCATGCCCTTCGACAACCAGCTTGAACTCGCCTGGGCGGCGTCGCTGGTACTGGTAATGATCGTGCTGGTCGTGAATATCGTGAGCCGTATTTTCGGCAAGCCAAAGTATTGA
- the pstB gene encoding phosphate ABC transporter ATP-binding protein PstB, which yields MDCKLDKIFYGNFMAVRDSHVPIEKNKITGFIGPSGCGKSTVLRSLNRMNDLVKGFRFEGHVHFLGQDVYGKGVDPVVVRRYIGMVFQQPNPFSMSIFDNVAFGLRLNRYKGDLGDRVKHALQGAALWDEVKDKLKVSGLSLSGGQQQRLCIARAIATEPEVLLLDEPCSALDPIATRRVEELMVELKKDYTIALVTHNMQQAIRVADTTAFFSVDISQGTRTGYLVEMGPTAQIFENPREQMTGDYITGKFS from the coding sequence ATGGACTGCAAGCTGGACAAGATCTTCTACGGCAACTTCATGGCCGTGCGTGACAGCCATGTGCCGATCGAAAAGAACAAGATCACCGGCTTCATCGGGCCTTCCGGCTGCGGTAAAAGTACCGTGTTGCGTAGCCTCAACCGCATGAACGACCTGGTCAAAGGTTTCCGCTTCGAGGGCCATGTGCATTTCCTCGGGCAGGACGTCTACGGCAAGGGTGTGGACCCGGTGGTCGTGCGCCGTTATATCGGCATGGTGTTCCAGCAGCCGAACCCGTTCTCCATGAGCATCTTCGACAACGTGGCCTTCGGCCTGCGCCTGAACCGCTACAAAGGCGACCTGGGCGACCGCGTCAAGCACGCCCTGCAAGGCGCGGCGCTGTGGGATGAGGTCAAGGACAAACTCAAGGTCAGCGGCCTGTCGCTGTCCGGGGGCCAGCAGCAACGCCTGTGCATCGCCCGCGCCATCGCCACCGAGCCGGAAGTGCTGTTGCTCGACGAACCCTGCTCGGCGCTTGACCCGATCGCCACGCGCCGGGTCGAGGAGTTGATGGTGGAGCTCAAGAAGGACTACACCATCGCCCTGGTGACTCACAACATGCAGCAGGCCATCCGTGTGGCCGACACCACGGCGTTTTTCTCGGTGGACATTTCCCAGGGCACGCGCACTGGCTATCTGGTGGAGATGGGCCCAACGGCGCAGATTTTCGAGAACCCGCGCGAGCAAATGACCGGGGACTACATCACCGGCAAGTTCAGCTGA
- a CDS encoding cytochrome c: MNNRRFARTVGWLALPCVVAAGLLAWYVTRQPATPFEAPPAASADPTLVSRGEYVARLSDCVACHSLPGKAPFAGGLEMATPLGAIHATNITPDRTHGIGTYSLADFDRAVRHGVAPGGRRLYPAMPYPSYAKLSDDDIQALYAFFMNGVQPANQPNIPSDIPWPLNLRWPIALWNGVFAPTVSYAANPNQDALWNRGAYIVQGPGHCGSCHTPRGLAFNEKALDDSGKPFLAGALLDGWYAPSLRQDPNSGLGRWSEPEIVQFLKTGRNQHAVVYGSMTEAFNNSTQFMADDDLAAIARYLKSLPGDPQRDGTPWQYVSAEVRPDAPGAHTYATRCASCHGADGKGQPEWMPPLAGATSALVKETASAINITLNGAQRVVAAGVPDAYRMPAFREQLSDQEIADVLTFVRSTWGNQGGAVDAKAVGKLRGHTDPASSSPIILHMR; encoded by the coding sequence ATGAACAACCGTCGATTCGCAAGAACCGTAGGCTGGCTCGCGCTGCCCTGCGTCGTCGCCGCCGGCCTGCTGGCCTGGTACGTCACCCGTCAACCCGCGACACCGTTTGAAGCGCCACCGGCAGCCAGTGCCGACCCGACCCTGGTCAGTCGCGGCGAGTACGTCGCCCGCCTCAGCGACTGCGTGGCCTGCCACAGCCTGCCCGGCAAGGCACCGTTTGCCGGCGGCCTGGAAATGGCCACGCCGCTGGGGGCGATTCACGCCACCAACATCACCCCGGACCGCACCCACGGGATCGGCACTTACAGCCTCGCCGACTTCGATCGAGCGGTACGCCACGGCGTGGCCCCAGGCGGCCGACGGTTGTACCCGGCCATGCCCTACCCCTCGTATGCCAAGCTCAGCGACGACGACATACAGGCGCTGTACGCGTTTTTCATGAACGGCGTGCAACCGGCCAACCAGCCGAATATCCCCAGCGATATTCCCTGGCCGCTGAATCTGCGTTGGCCCATCGCCCTGTGGAACGGCGTGTTCGCTCCGACAGTCAGCTACGCCGCCAACCCCAACCAGGACGCGCTGTGGAATCGCGGCGCGTATATCGTCCAAGGCCCTGGCCACTGCGGCAGTTGTCACACACCACGGGGCCTGGCCTTCAACGAAAAGGCCCTGGATGATTCCGGCAAGCCCTTCCTCGCCGGCGCCCTGCTCGATGGCTGGTACGCACCGAGCCTGCGCCAGGACCCCAACAGCGGTTTGGGCCGCTGGAGCGAGCCAGAGATCGTGCAGTTCCTCAAGACCGGCCGCAACCAACACGCGGTGGTCTACGGCTCGATGACCGAAGCGTTCAACAACTCCACGCAGTTCATGGCCGACGACGACCTGGCGGCCATCGCCCGCTACCTCAAGTCGCTGCCCGGCGACCCACAGCGCGACGGCACACCCTGGCAGTACGTGAGCGCTGAAGTACGTCCGGACGCCCCCGGCGCCCACACCTACGCCACCCGCTGCGCCTCGTGCCATGGGGCTGACGGCAAAGGCCAGCCCGAGTGGATGCCACCTCTGGCGGGCGCCACTTCGGCCTTGGTCAAGGAAACGGCGTCAGCGATCAACATCACCCTCAATGGCGCACAACGCGTGGTCGCCGCTGGCGTACCGGATGCCTACCGCATGCCAGCGTTTCGCGAGCAGTTGTCCGACCAGGAAATCGCTGACGTGCTGACGTTTGTACGCAGTACCTGGGGCAATCAAGGAGGTGCGGTGGACGCCAAGGCAGTAGGCAAACTGCGCGGGCACACGGACCCGGCGAGCAGCAGTCCGATTATTTTGCATATGCGTTGA